The following are encoded together in the Scyliorhinus canicula unplaced genomic scaffold, sScyCan1.1, whole genome shotgun sequence genome:
- the LOC119960642 gene encoding endogenous retrovirus group PABLB member 1 Env polyprotein-like isoform X1 has protein sequence MFAAILIFSYLIDFVNVVSEMNKNTFLYTAKIYAENFNISNCWVCIATPTNSGEGIPFLTIPFNASETAEWYIYQSVPRSVVTHSGAYTCENGRYQVDIQKSINLWKSAGYPLNTFSGWHQLQFNPDKKPQNLNLPTNIKQKGSICLISKDPKGIPMGNSNFTNYLDVNTAFKCTNNRLERVMRSSRITGIPNLRNNKTFEDQWLLEYIYSYSAYNGTYFICDDKAYPWLPRSWSGSCYLGYMVPAIRHVTNLLHISEMTVQRKKRSIIFRDAIFARIIPFYWEVRMENELNKITTIIQDVAEYTATVLDKISDEMRTIRTVVLQNRMALDYVLAENGGTCALIGAECCTFIPDNSEEVKDLVLRIQKEIKKLDPSQVLSLWDRICGWFGHTGMSIMRIILFSCAAGFIIYMTYQCATCIKELFAKRRGPTVRMIHTNPTAPPIDEFEVKYFC, from the coding sequence ATGTTTgccgcaattttaattttcagttatttgattgactttgtgaatgttgtatcagaaatgaataagaacacattcctttacacagctaagatatatgctgaaaactttaacatttctaattgttgggtatgcattgcaacccctactaactcaggggagggtattccctttctaactattccctttaatgcttcagaaacagcagaatggtacatctatcaaagTGTCCCTCGCTCTGTGGTGACCCATTCTGGAGCATATACATGTGAAAATGGGAGGTACCAGGTTgacatccaaaaatctattaacttatggaaatctgcaggctatccactaaacaccttttcaggatggcaccaacttcaatttaaccctgacaaaaaACCTCAAAATCTTAAcctcccaactaatattaaacaaaaaggatcaatttGCCTCATCAGTAAGGACCCTAAAGGGATACCAATGGGTAATAGTAATTTTACTAACTATTTAGATGTTAATACAGCTTTTAAATGTACAAACAACCGCTTAGAAAGAGTTATGCGGTCCTCAAGGATAACAGGCATACCTAACctcagaaataataaaacattcgaagaccaatggctcttagaatatatttactcatattctgcttataatggaacttattttatttgtgatgataaagcatatccctggctcccaagatcctggtcaggatcttgctatttaggatacaTGGTACCTGCCATTCGTCATGTGACTAATCTCCTGCATATTTCAGAAATGACTGTTCAAAGGAAAAAACGTTCTATCATCTTTAGAGATGCAATTTTTGCTAGAAtcattcctttctattgggaagtaaggatggagaatgagttaaataaaataacaaccatcatacaAGATGTGGCAGAATACACTGCCACTGTCCTCGATAAAATCTCTGACGAAATGCGAACAATTCGAACCGTGGTATTGCAAAATCGgatggcacttgactatgtgctagccGAAAACGGTGGCACAtgcgccctgattggtgcagaatgttgcactttcattcctgataactctgaagaagttaaagatttggtattacgtatccaaaaagaaatcaaaaaacttgatccatcccaagttctctctctctgggatagaaTTTGCGGGTGGTTTGGACACACAGGAATGTCCATAATGAGAATAATCCTattctcctgtgcagctggattcatcatttatatgACATACCAATGTGCTACGTGCATCAAAGAACTATTCGCTAAGCGCAGGgggccaactgtcagaatgattcacactaaccctactgcacccccaattgatgaatttgaggtgaaatacttttgttga